The following nucleotide sequence is from Glycine max cultivar Williams 82 chromosome 9, Glycine_max_v4.0, whole genome shotgun sequence.
AGATATGAATGAAACAGCATGGTGAAAAATGTTAGAGatgtaatgtaaaaataaacatttgtgTCTTCACTTAGTACtttaaattaacttttgaaGTGTTGATTCATGACAAAATACTAGAATCTCTTTGACTTTGTGATCTTTAAGTTGATCCTTATCTAGCCCATTTTtctaatgaaaaattgaatttcattaGCATAGGGTAGTTGATGGGCTCGTGTGTCTATATATACTTGAAGTTAGAAGGGTTATTGTGTGAGAGCAAATGTTAAAGATGTAATATAAATCATTCTTGTGTTTCTATACTAGGttttaataaatgttaataCAGTTGCTTCATGACAAAGAAAAAGGAGTGGAGAGAAAAATGATTGAAGTAAACGTACACACACAAAAGCTAAGATACTTATATAAGCACACATGTAGATTAAAATGTACGTTTTGTTTGTAACTATTCGGGTCAATTAGTTGTATTTACGTAACTTATAAGATGCCATGTCAGTCTTTCAAGGGCAAATTAAACTTACTAAGTTGCATCCATTTTCTAAACTTATAAACTGCACACATTATTAACTTAGCTTATAagtaattaagtattatttCACGAGTATCATATATGTGTGGTGATACAAAGGGTTTATTTTTGTCTACTAGGGATGTGATGGTTCAGTTCTGATTGACTCCACTAAGGACAACACAGCAGAAAAGGATTCACCAGCAAATTTGAGCTTGAGAGGCTATGAAGTCATCGATGACATCAAGGAAGAGCTTGAAAATCAATGCCCGGGAGTGGTTTCATGCGCTGATATTGTTGCCATGGCCGCTAGAGATGCAGTTTTCTTTGTAAGATGAAGCTACTACACATTTCTTGTTCTGTAccttattctcatttttttgtgTGGCCCAAgttgaatttaatttcaatacacTGTCATACACAATTAATCAATTAGAGAAAACACCTTACATATAACTTATATAGTAATTATAACAAAAGTTAACATATCAATAAGGTCTAACACAGTTGATAAATGATTGAGTTTTTTAAACACACTAACATAATTCAATTTCCTAAATGtgcgtataaaaaaaatactttgttggGAGAGACAAAATTCACTTTGATGACTTTTCACTGTAGGGaagtgaaaaaataacaaaaaattaacaattttatccTTCATAGTCATTCATGTTTGGATAACCATGTAAAATACTTTATAGAGTGTATTCcaattaaattgttaaataattacaattaactTTACCTAAACTTCTTAGTACCTATGACATGTGCAGGCAGGGGGTCCTGTATATGACATACCAAAAGGTAGGAAGGATGGAACAAGGTCCAAAATTGAGGATACTATCAATCTGCCTGCCCCCTTTTTCAATGCTTCTGAGCTCATCAAGATGTTCGGGCAACGTGGGTTTTCTGCAAGAGACATGGTGGCTCTCTCAGGTAATATAATATGCCTCTGTTTTTGCTATTTTACTATGAGTCAGAATAATTTAAAGAGAATTAACTAATTGAAGTTTTAGAACATGGTTAATTGTTTGGTTGACGCACAGAGGAAAAAGACAATCATAAATGTGTGGATGGAATGTAGTGTAGTATATAAGAAGTAAATCAAAGAAATTGATTAATTCATTCAGTCTGCAGGTTAACTTTGATAGGACTTCATACTTAGAATTATCCCCCATTAATTGTGAATATTCTTCCTACTCGTTTTTTTTAGGATCAAACTTGCtgatattattaataaacataaaataatagagtttatataaagagaaatgatTTGGTTCAATTGAATTGGGACCTCCTTTaaccaaataagaaaaaaactacaaattttAAGCAATCCGTGGCTTTATTTCCCTGTCTCTCAGGGTTTACTTGtttataaagaaagaaagcggaaaagaagagaaatggaCCGTAAAATAAGGTCAAATTCAccttttaacacttttttttaatttaaaactttcatcttaatttatttttcctctgTGGAAGGATCCTTAGTGAAGGTAAGGTTCTGATTCTTCTGAAGCGTTGATTTGGCAAGATACGCATGCAATCATCCACTAATTTGTTACTAAATTTTAGTAAACTTAATTAGCTAGGAAGAGAAAAGCAATTTTCCATcactaatttgataattaatttttagtagtAATTAGAGATTTTGATTGTGCAGGAGCTCACACATTAGGAGTGGCAAGGTGTTCTTCGTTCAAGCACAGACTGACCCAAGTGGACCCAACTTTGGACTCAGAATTTGCAAAGACACTCTCCAAGACATGCAGTGCGGGTGACACTGCTGAGCAACCCTTTGACTCCACGAGGAACGATTTTGACAACGAATACTTCAACGATTTGGTCTCAAACAACGGGGTTCTTACATCGGACCAAACGTTGTACAACAGCCCACAAACGAGGAACATTGTGAATGCTTATGCAATGAACCAAGCCTTGTTTTTCTTGGATTTCCAACAAGCAATGGTGAAGATGAGCATGCTCGACGTCAAAGAAGGGTTCAAGGGGGAAGTACGGAAAAATTgccataaaataaattgaactaTTGTGGGTTTGTGATTGTATGGAGTGGGGGAGGAAACTCTTAAAAGTTGCCACTTGCCATTAGATGAAAGCACATGGTGTGTATGTCATAATCATAGATAATATGTCTGGTTAACTAACTCTACATAATTGTTCCcatgaaatttatatattattattattattgagaaTGCATTTTTTTGTCAGAACAATTCttttttaaagtgatttttggtccttaaaaaatagtgattgtttgtttctttaaatttagGATCCATTCATAtaagcttttgaaaaaaaaaatgacaatgaagttatataaaatatatattatatatatttagtaaTTTTACGTAAACtagaagttatttttatttggttacaattataatgtttttttaaggtggctaaaattacatttttttagaaactattCAAAGTTGTTTTTTACCATTTTAGATTTTGACGATCATTTTATAAACtattcaaaattacaattttatgtaatatacttttttttagattttgacGATGATGCACTAAATTTTACGATTAAGTCAATTATGGGTCGCACCAACACCAACATTAAAAAGAAAGTTGTTACTTCGATAGTTTGATATTTTAccatgttgttttctttccttatACATTAATgaaatcatattattaatactaataatataaacaatttGTTTACTTGATAACTGTAAATATGTGCAACTTCAGCTCCTTAACACACAAATGACACAATAATGACAAGTgaatttgtgtaaaaaaataaaataaaatacttttagcAATATGCTATAGGCATTTATTTCTTACATTCCTACTACTATTGTATTCAacatctcttatttttattttttaaaaattaattctaaagtGCAAACTTACATTCGAAAATGAACTTTATGAAAGATGCATGTATTAAGACATGGGCTTGTCAATTAGGGCCCAATTTTGGGCCCAACTCTTATGGCAGCCTCATAATCACccataaacaacaaaaacaaagagaaagcaCCTCCATGACATGAGCTTGATTCCAGTGAAGTGGAGTCGTTGCGATATCTCCATCCAAATTCCACAATCGGTTTCTGAAAATCGAAGCAACTTCACTACTTAGTTACCGTCCAATTCCATAACACAGATCCACAGTTTTTATTTTCCCGAGAAAGTGTGGGGAAGCAATGGAAAAGATGAACAAAGCCTTCGAGAAAGTGAAGATTATGGTGGGAATGGATGTCGAAGACGAAGAGCAACAAGCTGCGGCATTGGACAACAGCAACTCCTTCGCCTTCATGGACGACTTCAACCGCAACTGCACCTTGTCCACCACACAGGTCATCACCTCCGCTCCATTTCTGTTCTAATTGATGAATTATATTTGTTATTCGTTTGGATTCTCTGAAAAAAGGAATACATAGGGATGAGATAGAAAGGAAGATAAAATTCGAGTGAAATTAACTGATTCGGTAGTGAAATTGGATGGGCTCTGCTCGGTTTTGAACGTGGATCTGATCCTTAATTGTGGTTTTTGACATTGCAATTTTTTAGCATTTGATTCTCCGTTATTGTCATTTTCAAAGTCCTCATGTTTTGttatttggatttgatttgCTGTTGTTAGATCAGAAACTGTAGTTAGTATGTTAGGCTGGAAGATAGGCGCGTGAGCAGTTTTGATATGACTGTTACACGAGAAAAGCTACTCCATAGTTAAATAATTCTCTCAATAATCATGCATGCTACATACCAAATCTACCCCGGATCAAGCACCATGAACTGGATTCTCAGCTATCTGATGAATCATATACCTACACGAAACCTTGTACCCATATTGGTACCACGTACCTGATAACTATTAACCAATCTAAGTGAGAACAACTCACATTGAGATTTATTTGGCTCCCCCCTCTATTTACAGTGTTCTTGAGGAAAATTAGCAAAATACTGCCCCCtaagaatataaattttaaccatgAATGTGAGGGGAGCACAGGTATAGGAATAAAGGTAGAAAGTCGCATGGGCAGTGGTTGTCaccctttttctctttctttagaTACTGAGATGTTATCAGTGTTATCAATTGTGGAATGCGGAAAATGGCAAAAAGCCTATCGGGGTTTCAAATAGCGTGCTATAGTGGCTTTGCCCGCTACAGAGGCTGCCACAGTGGAGCGGTTTGGTGTAGCGGCCATAGCAGAGCTATGTGTTTAATCCAAAAAAGCCCTTTGAACAGAGAGACCTTAGGGGCTTTTGTAGGAGGCtgtttttgggatttcaatttccaaaaattaaatctacAGCTACAGTAGTGATGGAAATAATAAAGAAGATTTGGATTTAGACCGAAGATGATCATTCCTGTCTAGGAaacttatatttgatttttggtATTTATGTTAAAATGCCGCTTTATTTGCAGTCACCAGTAGCCTGCTTCAGTTGTGGCCTCTTTGGGGGCTGCCTTAATTGCAACCTCAAAGGTGGTGGTCTAGTCTCATATCAACTAGAGATATGGCTTAAATAGAACTTATAAAGCTTGGACAATCTTTATCTTACAAGCTGCTTTTGTGGGGTTGAGTTATGCCCTAGgttcaaattttaagaatttacttgtatgttttgtttaagACACGTATGACTTTTTAGTTGTTAATTATGAATTTCATCaattttgagtaatttttatcatttttgagaatttatatgtatatagtatACATTACACAaactatgtaaatttttttcaaattagtaatttttatcatttttgagaatttatatgtatatagtatACATTACACAaactatgtaaatttttttcaaattagtgACTTCCGCTATCTACTATTTGCTATCCCGCTATAGTGTTTTCGAGGCTATCCACTATATGCCGCTATCCGGGATTTAAAATATTGAAGCCGATAATCCACTATTACCTATAGCAGATAACGTTGTGGGCAAATAGCAGAAGTCGCATAGCTGTTGAAAtattttgtgttatatatatatatatatatatatccattaaacatatataaaaaattaagctgtatgcaaagaaaaataaaattcataaaaattggCATAATATTTTAACTCAAAAGTTCAATTGGCTTGAGACTCGCTAGAGAGGACAAGAGGATGCAGGATACATGCCGCAACCACAACACCCATAGCGGCCACAATAGCAGACAGAGTCACAATTGTGGATCTGAGAAATTCTGCAATGCTATAGCGCTAGTGCGCTACAGTGACTATTTAACAACATTTGAAGTTATTACAATGTTTCAATCGACAGATGATATACgattttgaaatcaaatcaaGAGAAAATATAGGGATGATATTTTCTTATAGAAGTTATCATTTTAGATTTGTGTATCGTTAGAAATAACTTATACTTGCTTTTAGGAGATAAATGAGAATGTTTCACTGATGGATTGCAGTGAATACTTAAATATCTTCACAAAATCATTCATAGAAAAGGTGAAATAAACGAAATAGTTGTTGGAAGATGAAATTAACTGGATGACTGAAGTACATTTCATTTAGCTGGGATATTTATGGACTGTCTTATTGAACTGAATTCAGAGGAGTAAGGGGTTATTGGACTAAGAAAGTTGCAGATGAAAACTGTATGTTCTCCTATAGAGAATTCTGCATTAAATAATACTTATACAATTTGATTTCTACATTTGTGCATTAAATAGTCAATCTGCAATAAATGTTATCCTACAATTGGGATAACTAATTAAGGAGATAATTACAGCTATATAATCATGCAAGATTTGCTGTTTTGAATGGCCAACAAATTTgtgtcaataataataaatattctatAATTTGTgtcaattaataactaatattccGACAATCAATTCCATTGACATCCCCCCTCAAATTGATGTTGGTAAGTCTAAAAACATCAATTTGCTGACTAGGAAATTATGTTGTTGATGTGTCAAGGATTTTGTGAGAATGTCAGCGAGTTGAGCAGATCTAGAAACATGCATCAAGGTGATAACTCGATGGTCATACACCTCCCAAATTGAGTGACAATCAACCTTCATATGCTTCGTTCTTTCATGGTAAACAAGATTTGTGGCAATTGGAATGACACTTGTATTGTCAACATGCAATGAAGTTCATTTTGCTTGCGAAAAACCAAGCTCTGAAAGGAGACCGCGTAGCCAAATAATCTCAAAGCATGCAGCAGATATGACACGGTATTTTGCTTCAATGGATGATTTGGAGACTGAGTCTTGTTTCTTGCATTTCCAAGAGATTGGAGCTTCCCCTAAGAACATACACCAGCTAGTAGTGGATTTCTGTGTGTCTGGACATCCAGCCCAATCGGAATCATTGTATGCTTGAAGTTGTGTTAATGCACCAGCAGGAAAGAAAAGACCACGACTGAAAGTACTAAGTAGATGCTTAATAATATGGTGTACTGTTGAAAGATGCAAATGCCGAGGAAATTGCATGAATTTGCTCATAGCAAATGAGATGTCTAGTCTGGTGATGGTTAGATAAATAAGACTTCCAACCAGCTTACGATAGAAAGTTGGGTCTTGTTGAAGCACACCTTCATCTCGTCGCAATTTCAGATAAATTTCCATTGGAGAGTCAACAAGAGTAGAATTAGTGAGGCCAACTAATTGAATTAgatcttgaatatatttgtgctGATTGACAAAAATGCCTTTCTGTTGAAAGTGTACTTCTAATCCCAAGAAATAAGTGAGTTGGCCAAGGTCTTTTATGTGGAAAGTTGAATGCAACAGAGTCTTGATTGTACTGATAGCCTCTTGATCTGATCGGGTGACCACAATATCATCCATATAAACAAGAAGTATGACAATTCCTTTTAAGCTCCTTTGTATGAAAAGTGACGAATCATACCTGCTTTGTATGAAGGAAAAACCAAGTATGACAATTCCTTTCAATCCATATAAAGAACGTTTTAGTTTGCAAACAACATTAGACAAAGGTGAAGGCATACCGGTAGGAAGTCTGATGTAAATTTTCTCCTTGAGGTCACCATGGAGGAATGCATTCTTAACATCCATCTGGTGTATTTGCCAAGATTCAAATGCAATAATGGCAAGAATAGTGCGCACAGTAGTCATTTTGACCACAAGTGCAAAGGTCTCCTCATAATTAAGGCCAAATTCTTGCTTATTTCCAAGAACAACCTGCTTGGACTTGTATTGATCGATTGATCCATCTAAACAAAACTTTATATTGAATACAAATTTGTTGCCAAGGGATTTGACAGAAGAAGGACAGGTTACAACATcctatgtttgattttcttCTGGTGCTAGAAGTTCTGTTTCAATAGCTTTTCTCCAACATTTATGCTCCATGGCCTGTCTATAGGAAGAAGGAATAGGAACAAATGTTATAGTTGTTGTCAATgataaagggaaagaaaaaccATAGTTTTCTGGTGGTTTACTAATGCGAGTACTGGGACGTAAAGTAGCTAGTGTTGGATGAAGCACTCGATCAGCAGCCAGAGATTGATCGGGAGGGGGCCTTCAAGGTATGGATGGTGGATTTGGTGGAACAGCCTGACATCTTTGATACACCAATAAAGGTTGTGGTGCTGGTTTTCCTATAGAATTGTTATGGAACAATGGCAAAACAGATGTGGATGTAGAAGAGGGAGTGTCTTGAttagtttgaaaaaaatatatatcttcttGAAAGATGACATTTTTAGAAACTCGAAGCCTATGTAGATTAGGATCATAACATACAAATACAAATCCTATATGGAGGGTAGAATAACCAAGAAAAAGCACATTTAACAGATTGAGCTATGAGCTTGGTGCGTTCTTGTGGGAGAAGGTGGACATAACAAATACAACCAAAAGTGCGTAGATTGGAATAAGTGGGTTTGTGACCAAATAACCTGAAGAAAGGAGAATCATTGTTTAATGATTGAGAAGACAGGCTGTTAATAAGGTGGAAATCAGTAGAGAGAACCTGACACCAAAGTTGAGGTGGCACAAAAGATTCCAACAAAAGGGTACggacaacatcaagaagatgacaatttttcctttcagttaccccattttgttggggtgtggAAGGACATGACCTT
It contains:
- the LOC100809245 gene encoding peroxidase 47, which produces MLCKPPLKCLKIVIMANLLTMFFVMEMIIVSGLSFGASGLNMNYYLLSCPFVEPVVKNTVNRALQDDPTLAAGLVRMHFHDCFIEGCDGSVLIDSTKDNTAEKDSPANLSLRGYEVIDDIKEELENQCPGVVSCADIVAMAARDAVFFAGGPVYDIPKGRKDGTRSKIEDTINLPAPFFNASELIKMFGQRGFSARDMVALSGAHTLGVARCSSFKHRLTQVDPTLDSEFAKTLSKTCSAGDTAEQPFDSTRNDFDNEYFNDLVSNNGVLTSDQTLYNSPQTRNIVNAYAMNQALFFLDFQQAMVKMSMLDVKEGFKGEVRKNCHKIN